One part of the Tunicatimonas pelagia genome encodes these proteins:
- a CDS encoding hybrid sensor histidine kinase/response regulator transcription factor — protein MEKLHLRLLLLAFYIFFLGAEPQRAVAQPHLHFNHLNVLNGLSHNKVSSIVQDEEEFIWIGTDHGLNRYDGHEVVIFAYQDEDTTSLHDDHITCLYMGGVDSLWVGTSSGLSRYSSSQGSFTQVKSLPEGKVKAITEDAHGWLWVGYKDQGLYRYDPRSQQVVVIADTQDELHVLSLLVNRQGRLWVGSRQGLLMLDPKKAFSLALAPRYLSEMHINYLLEREDGQLWVATKDYGYTTFNPKTATWQSSTPLAEQYQHVRTLRYTDDSTLWVGSNQGLVEVNTQSGNQREFTAGNEGLSDQSITALYRDREDNLWVGTYHGGVNLLLKNQQVFEHYTLPGAGGADNRAVNAFAIATDGTVWVGSPRGGLNQFDPQQKSLTSIVALLTNEQAHMIQHIKSLQTDTAGKVWIGTHRHGLFVYDPSKETLEKITLPPEVEHPGRPYSIKTLFSDHTGQLFVGLHQGGVGWINQATGATKWLGKEIDYQGVETIYRDAEGRLWIGTVSGLILINDIYRPQQHVTFANHPRDSTSISHNVIRAIFQDRQGQMWIGTEDGLNRYYPEDSTFTTYRGADGLPDKSVKSIVEDEEGYLWLGTAQGLCRFHPDQPSQRFYREDGLQSNQFLPAAALRVGASIYMGGVNGFNVFQPANLSRAVNPSPVILTTFKVNHHPTAIAGTNGRTQSVKAGDQVRLTHRQRMFSVEYRTIDFAYAAEREYFYRLEGFDRRWHKAGSERLATYTDVPPGQYVFKVKSSDHRSEPAGSVTTLGIYILPPWWKTWWANVAYVLLSAGAFYLIMRLHWKWQYEKKEKEKLFQLDMMKVHFIANVSHEIKTPLTLIKTPLDKMVKTGVADPEWLAVMQKNADHLHQLVDQLSDFRSIEVGTFRIEVGYGDMVTLAQDVVDSFRALAQERNINLLLEHSLFSHFGWFDENIVEKVLYNLLSNAFKFTEARGTVRVGLDVQPPEVASSGNQWITSTAWIHLSVQDTGIGIDEHSLPFVFDRFYRGLEGRRRRYEGTGIGLAHVRELVDLHQGVIHIESKPNHGTTVHLFLPTERNAYQPHEIKVVAKDVTPQWIPEVEVRTAADTRKKVIKPRLLIVEDNLDISRIIATEFEEDYVIYRAYDGEEGWNQAHQHVPDFIVSDVLMPKRDGIELCRQLKSHPVTNHIPVVLLTALNNHHHHRKGLEGGADDYISKPFSPDFLRMKVNNIVLTRQRLINKYQEGHYQSISEVATSEADRDFLNKAEQFVRNNLSDSSLSVDDLIKTLGVSRPVAFRKFRALLNETPNEFIKGIRLRKAAELILQQPDSLKEIAYEVGFNDPKYFSKCFKKFYGRLPSQFVQ, from the coding sequence ATGGAGAAACTACACCTGCGATTACTATTACTGGCCTTCTATATATTTTTTCTCGGGGCAGAACCGCAGCGGGCAGTAGCTCAGCCGCATCTACACTTCAACCACCTTAATGTACTAAACGGCCTTTCGCACAATAAGGTAAGTAGTATTGTTCAGGATGAGGAAGAATTTATTTGGATCGGTACCGACCACGGACTTAACCGCTACGACGGTCACGAAGTGGTCATTTTTGCGTATCAGGATGAGGATACAACCAGCCTTCACGACGATCACATCACTTGCTTGTACATGGGTGGGGTAGACAGTCTGTGGGTAGGGACATCCAGTGGCCTGAGCCGATATTCAAGTTCACAAGGTTCTTTCACCCAGGTGAAGTCTCTGCCCGAGGGCAAGGTGAAAGCCATCACAGAAGACGCTCACGGATGGCTGTGGGTTGGTTACAAAGACCAAGGCTTATACCGCTACGACCCACGAAGCCAGCAAGTAGTAGTCATTGCCGACACGCAGGACGAGCTTCACGTATTATCGTTGCTGGTCAACCGCCAAGGCCGCTTGTGGGTAGGAAGCCGACAGGGATTGCTTATGCTAGATCCTAAGAAAGCCTTCTCTTTGGCACTCGCACCGCGCTATCTTAGCGAAATGCATATTAACTATCTGCTGGAACGGGAAGACGGGCAACTTTGGGTAGCAACTAAAGATTACGGATACACCACGTTTAACCCGAAAACAGCCACTTGGCAGTCTTCAACGCCGTTAGCAGAACAATACCAGCATGTCCGTACCCTGAGATATACCGACGACAGCACACTGTGGGTAGGTAGTAACCAAGGATTGGTGGAGGTCAATACCCAGTCCGGCAACCAGAGGGAATTCACCGCAGGTAATGAAGGTCTGTCAGACCAGTCAATTACGGCACTCTATCGGGATCGAGAAGATAATCTCTGGGTGGGCACTTATCACGGGGGAGTCAATTTATTGCTAAAAAACCAACAGGTGTTTGAGCATTATACCCTCCCGGGGGCGGGTGGGGCTGATAATCGTGCGGTAAATGCCTTTGCTATCGCTACTGACGGTACGGTGTGGGTAGGCAGCCCGCGGGGCGGACTCAACCAGTTTGATCCTCAACAAAAAAGTTTAACATCAATAGTTGCACTACTAACCAACGAACAGGCTCACATGATACAGCATATAAAATCCCTGCAAACCGATACTGCGGGAAAGGTGTGGATTGGTACGCATCGCCACGGTCTGTTCGTCTATGACCCCTCAAAAGAAACGCTGGAAAAAATTACGCTACCCCCCGAAGTTGAACATCCGGGTCGCCCGTACTCGATAAAGACCCTATTCAGCGATCACACCGGTCAGCTGTTCGTAGGGCTCCATCAAGGTGGAGTAGGATGGATTAATCAGGCTACGGGTGCCACGAAATGGCTGGGGAAGGAAATAGACTACCAGGGGGTAGAAACCATCTATCGTGATGCCGAAGGGCGCTTATGGATCGGCACCGTCAGTGGCTTAATCCTGATCAACGACATCTATCGTCCGCAGCAACATGTCACCTTTGCAAATCACCCTAGAGATAGCACTTCCATTAGCCACAACGTTATCCGAGCCATATTCCAGGATCGTCAGGGACAGATGTGGATTGGTACCGAAGATGGCTTAAACCGTTATTACCCGGAAGACAGTACGTTCACTACCTACCGAGGAGCTGATGGTCTACCGGACAAATCCGTAAAAAGCATTGTAGAAGATGAAGAGGGCTACCTGTGGCTAGGCACGGCTCAGGGGCTATGTCGTTTTCATCCTGATCAGCCTAGCCAGCGTTTTTACCGGGAGGACGGGCTTCAGAGTAATCAGTTTCTGCCTGCCGCCGCGCTTCGTGTTGGTGCATCGATCTACATGGGGGGAGTCAACGGCTTCAATGTCTTTCAACCGGCTAATCTGTCACGGGCGGTAAATCCCTCACCGGTAATCCTGACTACCTTCAAGGTAAACCATCATCCTACTGCGATTGCCGGAACCAACGGACGTACTCAATCCGTAAAAGCAGGAGACCAAGTAAGACTTACACACCGCCAGCGGATGTTCAGCGTTGAGTACCGTACCATTGACTTTGCTTACGCCGCCGAACGAGAGTATTTTTATCGGCTAGAAGGCTTCGACCGCCGTTGGCACAAAGCCGGAAGTGAACGGCTGGCTACTTACACCGACGTGCCGCCCGGCCAATACGTATTCAAGGTAAAAAGCAGCGACCATCGCAGCGAACCAGCGGGTTCGGTAACCACCCTGGGTATTTACATACTGCCCCCCTGGTGGAAAACCTGGTGGGCGAACGTCGCCTATGTGCTATTATCGGCAGGTGCGTTCTATCTGATTATGCGCTTGCATTGGAAGTGGCAGTACGAAAAAAAAGAAAAAGAAAAGCTCTTCCAACTAGATATGATGAAAGTACATTTCATCGCCAATGTATCGCACGAAATTAAAACTCCGCTCACACTCATAAAAACCCCGCTCGACAAAATGGTAAAAACCGGCGTAGCTGATCCGGAATGGCTGGCGGTAATGCAGAAGAACGCTGACCACTTGCACCAACTCGTCGATCAGTTGTCTGACTTTAGAAGTATTGAGGTAGGTACGTTTCGGATTGAAGTAGGCTACGGCGATATGGTCACCCTTGCGCAAGACGTAGTAGACTCCTTTCGGGCACTGGCCCAAGAGCGTAACATCAATTTGTTGCTCGAACATTCGTTGTTCTCCCACTTTGGCTGGTTCGACGAAAACATTGTGGAAAAAGTACTGTACAACCTACTTTCTAATGCTTTTAAGTTCACCGAAGCCCGGGGAACGGTACGTGTAGGCCTTGATGTTCAGCCACCCGAAGTCGCAAGCTCAGGGAACCAATGGATTACTTCTACCGCTTGGATACATCTCAGCGTACAAGATACGGGCATCGGCATTGATGAGCATAGCCTCCCCTTTGTATTTGATCGTTTCTATCGTGGTTTGGAGGGAAGACGGAGAAGATACGAAGGCACAGGTATTGGCTTAGCCCACGTGCGGGAACTTGTTGATTTGCACCAAGGGGTCATCCACATTGAGAGCAAACCCAACCACGGCACCACCGTTCACTTGTTCTTACCCACTGAGCGAAATGCTTATCAACCCCACGAAATTAAAGTTGTTGCCAAGGATGTTACCCCCCAATGGATACCAGAGGTTGAGGTGCGTACGGCGGCTGACACTCGAAAAAAGGTAATCAAGCCTCGTCTGCTCATTGTAGAGGACAATCTTGACATATCGCGCATTATTGCTACCGAATTTGAAGAAGACTACGTGATCTATCGAGCGTATGATGGGGAAGAAGGATGGAACCAAGCGCATCAACACGTGCCCGATTTTATAGTTAGTGATGTCCTTATGCCAAAGCGCGATGGTATTGAGCTGTGTCGCCAGCTAAAATCCCATCCCGTTACCAACCATATTCCGGTTGTTTTACTCACCGCTCTCAACAACCACCATCACCATCGGAAGGGCCTGGAGGGAGGAGCCGATGACTATATCAGCAAGCCCTTCAGTCCGGATTTTCTGCGGATGAAGGTAAATAATATCGTGCTTACTCGGCAACGGCTCATCAACAAGTACCAAGAGGGTCATTACCAATCGATCAGTGAGGTAGCTACTTCCGAAGCAGACAGAGACTTTCTGAACAAAGCCGAGCAGTTTGTCCGTAATAACTTGAGTGACTCTTCGCTTAGTGTTGATGATTTGATTAAGACACTTGGCGTAAGTCGGCCCGTGGCCTTTAGAAAATTTCGAGCACTGCTCAATGAAACCCCTAACGAGTTTATCAAAGGAATTCGGCTGCGAAAAGCGGCTGAGCTAATCCTCCAACAACCCGACTCTCTCAAAGAAATAGCTTACGAAGTAGGGTTTAATGATCCCAAGTATTTTAGTAAATGTTTTAAGAAATTTTACGGTCGACTACCCTCTCAGTTCGTCCAATAG
- a CDS encoding chondroitinase-B domain-containing protein encodes MVSFPIFSRIIVPLRLPTATSLFLRLLLIISLVNCSEALAKDYPVNSQKKAQERLDIAQPGDRIIIQNGTYYDFTLKVSRSGTSTKYIGIKAQTNGKVKFKGKSGFMVTGNRVKIEGFVFDDVRNMNGDNRVVYFNGSDNSILTDCAFYKCGNNYRRHIILMGNSSKNNQIRYNYLEDIRGQGIGVIGESSNSGNRIFRNRINGTTNDNDFNGQEPIQIGQSSDQFGNYLNTKVEYNRIENMTDADMADSELISSKTSGNKIRYNTTLYNSPRMGIVLRGGNDCEVRGNYQLGDGIRAYGRGHKITSNYSKNARYGIRLPGGDGGGYSDTRDCLIEYNLVINSSRSGIRIGDVGANDGGNRISDIIIYKNRVKTNGGTMYVQEYSNSSGINWATGSNEGSGNATLTKNIPSRKIKKVSNISTSNPAAAKLEWYEVGPRWFHTSSRTASETKKMPESESIVANSAFRAYPNPTTETLLIEGVGQYDVTLYTLSGRAVLQQKEVEGDITLDVSEVRPGMYIIKLVSDEQPELRRRIIIQ; translated from the coding sequence ATGGTATCCTTCCCTATTTTCTCTCGTATTATCGTGCCGTTACGACTACCGACTGCTACCTCGCTTTTTTTGAGGCTTTTGCTGATCATTAGCTTGGTTAACTGCAGCGAAGCGCTCGCTAAGGATTATCCGGTCAACTCCCAAAAGAAAGCTCAAGAAAGATTAGACATCGCTCAGCCGGGTGATCGAATTATCATTCAAAACGGCACGTATTATGATTTTACCCTAAAGGTATCGCGCAGTGGTACGTCTACCAAATACATCGGCATAAAGGCGCAAACTAATGGCAAAGTCAAGTTTAAAGGAAAGTCGGGCTTTATGGTGACGGGCAACCGCGTCAAAATAGAAGGCTTCGTTTTTGACGATGTACGAAACATGAACGGTGACAACCGAGTGGTCTACTTCAATGGATCTGATAATTCTATTCTCACCGACTGTGCGTTTTATAAGTGTGGAAACAATTATCGCCGACACATCATACTGATGGGAAACAGTAGCAAGAACAACCAGATACGGTACAACTATTTAGAGGACATCCGGGGACAAGGTATCGGGGTTATTGGCGAATCTAGCAACTCGGGCAACCGCATCTTCCGCAACCGGATCAACGGTACGACAAACGATAATGATTTTAACGGACAGGAGCCTATTCAAATCGGTCAGTCGTCCGATCAGTTCGGAAACTACTTGAATACCAAAGTAGAGTATAACCGGATTGAGAACATGACCGATGCCGACATGGCCGATAGTGAGTTGATCTCCAGCAAAACCTCGGGGAACAAAATTCGCTACAACACTACCCTGTACAATTCCCCCCGGATGGGGATTGTGCTGCGTGGCGGAAACGACTGCGAAGTGCGGGGCAACTACCAGTTGGGAGACGGTATTCGCGCTTATGGAAGAGGACATAAGATTACCAGTAACTACTCGAAAAATGCCCGCTACGGTATCCGTTTACCGGGAGGAGATGGGGGTGGCTACTCCGATACCAGAGACTGTCTTATTGAGTACAACCTCGTCATCAACAGCAGTAGATCGGGGATTCGTATCGGAGACGTGGGAGCGAACGACGGTGGAAACAGGATAAGCGATATTATTATATACAAAAATAGGGTGAAGACCAACGGAGGAACCATGTACGTTCAAGAGTACTCAAACAGTTCGGGTATTAATTGGGCTACCGGCTCGAATGAAGGATCAGGAAATGCTACGCTGACAAAAAATATACCTTCCCGAAAGATAAAGAAGGTATCAAACATCAGTACTAGCAACCCCGCAGCCGCTAAACTGGAGTGGTACGAAGTAGGCCCCCGCTGGTTCCACACCAGTAGCCGAACCGCAAGCGAGACCAAAAAGATGCCAGAAAGCGAGTCAATAGTAGCCAACTCAGCATTCCGAGCGTATCCTAATCCTACAACTGAAACGCTATTGATTGAAGGGGTGGGACAGTATGATGTCACGCTGTATACTTTAAGCGGCCGGGCTGTATTGCAGCAGAAAGAAGTGGAAGGAGACATTACCCTGGATGTTAGCGAGGTGCGCCCTGGTATGTATATCATCAAACTGGTCAGTGACGAACAGCCGGAGTTACGCCGCCGTATCATTATACAATAA
- a CDS encoding chondroitinase-B domain-containing protein, which translates to MQNSYSRPIELRVLTVWFALLLSFSFLTGYSATYQTNSQSEAQQLLDNAVPGDVIIIGDGDYTGFMLTLSTSGTSDNPITLRAETGGGVNLTDTSGFFVTGDHIIIDGFRFTNVPQMSASEGRVVRFEGSSNSKLANCAFYTCGNDRFRHIVLMSGGSANNEISYNYLENIVGQGIGVTGEEENSGNHIHHNRINGTQNDGEFNGQEPIQLGQSSNQYVNLLSTLVEYNLIENMRGDADSELVSNKTRGNTIRFNTCVDNDTRMELVLRGGEDCIIESNYLESSGIRAYGSGHVIRNNYTEGARYGVRLPGGNAEGNTGSYAETFNCTVENNIIIGSEREGIRIGDTGENLGGAFIRDLTIDGNQVTTDQGTMFFLREENGGNINWAGNVGEGSATLKTDNITSGVALGDASTATDLVPLTSDDVGPDWQREGQDREPGTFTVSSAAEAQDILNTAVPGDEIIIANGDYADFMLTLPTSGTSENAILLRAQTGGEVTFTGLSGFFVTGDYVVIDGFVFNEVPRMSAEEGRVVRFEGASNSRLTNCAFYTCGNDRFRHIVLMAGGSANNEVSYNYLENIVGQGIGVIGEANNTGNFIHHNWINGTQDDGEFNGQEPIQLGQSSDQYVNNLNTLVEFNLIENMSDEDKADSELISNKTAGNTLRFNTTRNNAPRMELVLRGGEDCVIESNYLSGNSIRAYGSGHVIRNNYSENARYGVRLPGGDASGSTGSYSETTNCTVEGNLVVNSEREGIRIGDTGANLGGPFISDITISDNEVQANQGTMFFLQEPNNGNINWSGNVGEGSATLKTDNITSGVVLGDVNEATDLVPLTEDEVGPDWLGSDGGGGSDAPGIFLEAETCGTIGATWEVKEDPNASGGEYVEIADGNTSQPEPPTAPEDRISYSVEVEEAGRYALWGRVLTPSNSDDSFWVRVNGGDWQIWFTGVFTEWSWVRNANYDLTAGSNTIDIAYREDGSQLDKLYLTKDGDTPRGKGEVADCEIAPPSGSIVIRAKGSCGSETMVLEVDGVDVQAWTNVATSFTNYTYDGYSGGVIKVRFTNDGVDEKKGKKKGKKKKGCDRNLIVDKITVCGTVLEAENAIRSSCGPPSQWLWCNGNFDFGDVGCGNPPDSGTLAIRARGTCGLETMVLQIDGQDVKTWMNVSTTFSNYTYEGYSGGTIEVFFTNDGTTAGCDKNLIVDKITVCGTVVEAEEAVRSSCGPPSQWLWCNGSFNFGNVGCGTDNARIANQNTKGTSAERTWEVSEQTTAFETYPNPVSEHLTIFGPEAYTLSVYDLSGQQVLERSDLHGKSGIDVQHLQSGVYIIRLHGDNQPDLRQRLIIE; encoded by the coding sequence ATGCAAAATTCTTACTCCCGACCGATAGAATTGCGTGTGCTAACCGTTTGGTTTGCGCTGTTGCTGTCGTTCTCTTTTTTGACCGGATACAGTGCTACTTACCAAACTAACTCCCAGTCCGAAGCCCAGCAACTGCTGGATAATGCCGTACCGGGCGATGTAATTATTATCGGAGATGGCGACTACACTGGCTTCATGCTCACCCTATCTACCAGCGGTACCAGTGATAACCCTATCACCCTACGAGCCGAAACCGGTGGGGGCGTAAACCTGACGGATACTTCGGGTTTCTTTGTCACCGGAGATCACATTATCATCGATGGGTTTCGCTTCACGAATGTCCCCCAGATGAGTGCTAGCGAAGGGCGGGTAGTTCGCTTTGAGGGCTCTAGTAACTCTAAACTGGCTAACTGCGCTTTCTACACCTGCGGTAACGACCGCTTCCGTCATATTGTATTGATGTCTGGTGGTAGTGCCAACAACGAAATCAGCTACAATTACTTAGAGAACATCGTCGGGCAAGGCATTGGGGTGACTGGTGAGGAAGAGAATAGTGGTAACCACATTCACCATAACCGGATCAACGGAACGCAGAATGATGGCGAGTTCAACGGGCAAGAGCCGATCCAACTGGGGCAGTCATCTAACCAATACGTCAATTTGCTTAGCACCCTGGTTGAGTACAACCTGATTGAAAATATGCGGGGAGATGCTGATAGTGAATTAGTGTCAAACAAGACTAGGGGTAATACCATTCGCTTCAATACCTGCGTGGACAATGATACCCGCATGGAGCTGGTGCTGCGTGGTGGAGAAGATTGTATCATAGAGAGTAATTACCTGGAGTCCAGTGGTATTCGCGCCTACGGCAGCGGCCACGTCATCCGCAACAACTACACCGAAGGAGCCCGCTACGGAGTACGGCTACCCGGTGGTAACGCGGAAGGAAATACTGGCTCGTACGCCGAAACCTTCAACTGTACAGTAGAGAATAACATCATCATTGGCAGTGAACGCGAGGGCATTCGTATTGGTGACACTGGCGAGAATCTAGGCGGGGCGTTTATTCGTGATCTAACCATTGACGGTAATCAGGTGACCACCGACCAGGGCACCATGTTCTTTTTGCGTGAAGAAAACGGAGGCAACATCAATTGGGCGGGCAATGTGGGCGAAGGAAGTGCTACTCTTAAAACGGATAATATTACCTCGGGCGTAGCCCTGGGTGATGCCAGCACCGCCACTGATCTGGTACCACTTACGTCGGATGATGTGGGTCCCGACTGGCAGCGGGAGGGTCAGGACCGGGAACCCGGCACGTTTACCGTAAGTAGTGCCGCCGAGGCCCAAGATATACTGAATACTGCCGTACCCGGCGACGAGATTATCATTGCCAATGGCGACTACGCTGACTTTATGCTTACGCTCCCGACCAGCGGTACCAGCGAAAACGCTATTTTGCTACGGGCCCAGACGGGAGGTGAGGTTACCTTTACAGGCTTGTCGGGTTTCTTTGTGACTGGCGACTATGTGGTGATTGATGGCTTCGTGTTCAACGAAGTACCCCGCATGAGTGCCGAAGAAGGCCGGGTGGTACGCTTTGAGGGGGCCAGCAATTCCAGGCTCACGAATTGTGCGTTTTACACCTGCGGTAACGACCGCTTCCGGCACATTGTGTTGATGGCCGGGGGCAGTGCTAACAACGAAGTAAGCTACAACTATCTGGAAAATATTGTTGGACAGGGTATTGGTGTAATCGGGGAGGCCAATAATACCGGCAACTTCATTCACCATAACTGGATCAACGGCACGCAGGATGATGGTGAGTTCAACGGTCAAGAACCTATTCAGCTAGGCCAGTCATCCGATCAGTACGTCAATAATCTGAACACGCTAGTAGAGTTCAATCTCATTGAGAATATGAGCGACGAGGACAAAGCCGATAGCGAGTTAATCTCTAATAAAACCGCGGGCAACACCCTGCGCTTTAATACCACTCGGAACAACGCCCCCCGGATGGAGCTAGTGCTGCGCGGTGGCGAAGATTGTGTGATAGAAAGTAACTACCTCAGTGGCAATAGCATTCGCGCCTACGGTAGCGGCCACGTCATCCGCAATAACTATAGCGAGAACGCTCGCTACGGGGTTCGATTACCCGGCGGCGATGCCAGCGGTAGCACAGGTTCGTACTCAGAGACGACCAACTGCACGGTAGAAGGCAACTTAGTGGTTAACAGCGAGCGGGAAGGCATTCGCATTGGTGATACTGGTGCGAACCTAGGCGGACCGTTTATCAGTGATATTACCATCAGCGACAACGAGGTGCAGGCCAATCAGGGTACTATGTTTTTCTTGCAAGAGCCTAACAACGGCAACATCAACTGGTCGGGCAACGTGGGCGAGGGCAGTGCTACGCTCAAGACAGATAACATTACTTCCGGAGTAGTGCTAGGTGACGTGAATGAAGCCACTGATCTGGTACCCCTTACGGAAGATGAGGTAGGGCCTGACTGGCTGGGCAGTGATGGTGGCGGAGGCTCCGATGCTCCAGGAATCTTTTTAGAGGCCGAAACCTGTGGCACCATCGGGGCTACCTGGGAAGTGAAGGAAGACCCCAATGCTTCGGGAGGAGAGTACGTAGAGATCGCCGATGGCAACACTAGCCAGCCTGAGCCCCCTACCGCCCCGGAAGATCGCATCAGCTACAGCGTAGAGGTAGAGGAAGCTGGCCGGTACGCCCTGTGGGGCCGGGTGCTAACCCCTTCCAACAGCGATGACTCATTTTGGGTGCGGGTGAACGGCGGCGATTGGCAAATCTGGTTCACCGGGGTGTTTACCGAATGGTCGTGGGTCCGTAACGCCAACTACGATCTAACCGCCGGTAGTAACACCATTGATATTGCCTATCGGGAAGACGGATCCCAGCTCGACAAACTCTATCTCACCAAAGACGGGGATACTCCCCGAGGAAAAGGCGAAGTGGCGGATTGCGAAATAGCGCCCCCCTCTGGATCAATTGTCATACGAGCCAAAGGGTCTTGCGGATCAGAAACGATGGTACTGGAAGTTGACGGGGTGGACGTGCAGGCGTGGACTAACGTGGCCACAAGCTTCACTAATTATACCTACGATGGCTACTCCGGTGGGGTGATTAAAGTACGTTTTACCAACGATGGAGTAGATGAGAAAAAGGGTAAGAAGAAAGGCAAAAAGAAGAAAGGCTGCGACCGAAACCTGATCGTCGACAAAATTACGGTGTGCGGAACTGTTCTGGAAGCAGAAAACGCTATTCGTAGTAGCTGTGGCCCTCCCAGCCAGTGGCTATGGTGCAATGGTAACTTTGACTTCGGCGACGTGGGATGTGGCAATCCTCCTGACAGTGGAACCTTAGCCATCCGGGCCCGAGGCACCTGTGGTTTGGAAACGATGGTGCTCCAGATAGACGGTCAGGATGTGAAGACGTGGATGAACGTGTCGACCACCTTCAGCAACTACACCTACGAGGGCTACAGTGGCGGAACGATCGAGGTGTTTTTTACCAACGACGGTACTACCGCCGGTTGCGACAAGAACTTGATCGTCGATAAGATCACCGTGTGTGGCACTGTCGTAGAGGCCGAAGAGGCCGTGCGCAGCAGTTGTGGGCCGCCCAGTCAATGGCTATGGTGCAACGGTAGCTTCAACTTCGGTAACGTTGGTTGTGGTACAGATAATGCGCGGATAGCTAATCAGAATACGAAGGGCACTAGCGCAGAACGTACTTGGGAAGTGAGCGAACAAACCACCGCCTTCGAGACGTATCCTAATCCGGTGAGCGAGCACCTGACCATTTTTGGACCGGAAGCCTACACGTTGAGTGTCTACGATCTGAGTGGACAGCAGGTGTTAGAACGTTCGGACTTGCACGGAAAGTCGGGTATCGATGTACAGCACCTGCAATCAGGAGTATATATTATCCGCTTGCACGGTGACAACCAACCCGATCTCCGTCAGCGACTGATTATAGAGTAA